The genomic DNA CGTCGCACGGCGCCTGGAAGCGGTCACCGGCGGCCACTACAACGCGGTCGAGGTGGACCGCGGCGACCTTGGCATCCGTGTCGAAGCGCCGGAACTGCACCGCTTCATCCGCCCGGAGAACTTCAGCCAGGGCGTACAGGATCAGATTTACCTGCTCTTGCGCCTGGGGCTGGCCGAAATGATCGGCGACGGGCGCGAATCGATGCCGTTCATGCTCGATGACCCCTTCGTGAATTATGACGATGAGCGGCTGGCCTTCACACTGGACATGCTGGCGCGGCTGGCCGAGGAAACACAGTTCATGCTGTTCACGAAAGACGAGCAGATCGCGCACTGGGCGCGCCAACGCGGCGTCGACGCCGATCTGCACCGGGTGCACGAGTTGCGCTAACGCGCGCTCCAATTGACGACAGGATGCTCTGCTATGACCGACACGCCCACGATCACCGGCGTCATTTTGAAGTGCGACCGGGCCGGGACCCTCACCGACATATTGCAGGACACACTCGAGCTGGATGCCGCGCGGGCGCTCGGGCGCCCCTTTGTCGAACTGGCGCTGGGCGACGGCTTGAAGAAGGCGCTGGCCTTCATTGAGCACATTCTGAGCGACGACGCCGCATACAACTACGGCTTCTATGTGCAGCGCGCCGGCCAGAAGCTGTTCCTGCACGTGACGGGCTACGCGCTGAACGGACACCTCGTCATCATCGGTTGCGACTCGCGCATCGGACTCGGCGAGTTGTATCACCGCACGCTGCGCATGCACCATGATCAGTTGATCGCGCTGCGCCGCGAACTGACCGACCTGCAGTCGGCGCAGGCCGACCGCGAGCACGAGTACCTTTCCTATGTCGAGAAGCTCACGGCCCAGATCAACCGGCTGCAGGACAGCCTGACCGCCAAGGACGATGCGCTGCAGGCCGCGCAGGCAGCGGCGCCGCCCGCCGAGGTGATTGAGGCGGCGCGGCAAGCCGAGGCCGCGCGCCAGGCCGGCGCGCTGGCTGAACTGAACGCCGAGCTCGCGCGCTTGCGCGACGCCACGCAGACGCTGGCGCAGTCGGAGGCGGCCATGACCGCCATCTTCCGCGCCAGTCCGGCGGCGACATGCATCATGTCGCAACTCAGCGGGCGCATCGTCAATGTCAGTGACAGCTTCGAAGCGACGACCGGCTATACGGCGGACGAGTTGCTGCAGCATGGCTCGGAGCTGTTCCTGACCCATGCCAGCCACGATGCCGTGGCTCGCGCCATCTGCACACTGGGGGAGTCGGTTCGCGTGCTGGCCGTGAATGTCGGCTTCCGGCGCAAGGATGGCGAACAGCGCGACGGCATTTTGTGGTTGCGGCTGGCGCCCCTGCCCGGCGACACGCCGGCGGCTGAACCTCCGGGCCGCCAGGCGGTGCTCGGCGCGCTGGCCGACATCACGGAGCACGTGCGCGCCACGCAGTCGCTCGGTTCCGATCTGATGGCGGCCCGCGAGCAGAACGTTTTGTTGGCTGAGGAGCTGCGGCAGCGCGAATACCAGTTCAAGAATCGGCTGGGCTCGTGGAGCGACCCGGTCGACGTGTCACAAATCGAACTGGGGCTTTACCAGCAGCGCGAGTCCGAATTGCGACTTGAGATGGAAACACTGCGGCGCGCCGAGCAGGAATTGACAGCGCAAGTCACGACGTTGCAGAGCCAGTTGGAGCGGCTGTCCGGCGAGGCCCAGCGGCACCAGCAAGCACTGGCAGACTACGCACCGGGGTTGCGCGCTCAGGCCGAGTCGCTCGAGTTGACCCTGGCCGAGGTGCAGGCGGCGGAACAGGCGCGCACGGACGAATTGGCGGAGAGCCATCGCCGCGAAGCGGATCTCGACCGGCAGGCCGGCCTGCTGCGACTGCGCATCGCCGAGCTTGAGCTAGCGAGCGACAAGTACCGGTCGCTGCTGGCCAGCCAGACGCCCCTGCTCCGCGAGCACGCCGACCTGATGGAACAGATCGCGCGGCAGTTCCGGTTCCAGACCGTACCGCCGGCCGGCACATCGGCCGTTGGCGACGCCAAGCTGGACGACGGCGCAACGGCCGTCCCGGGGGTCGAACTCAAACATCAACGCGACGCCAATCGCTCGCTGGCCGTCGAGCTGGCCGCGGCGCATCAGCACGCCCACGCGCAAGCGCGCACGCTGGCCGAGCAGTTAAAGGCGGCACGCGAGCAGGCCGGCTTGCTGGATGTCGAACTGGGCCGGCGGGTGCAGCGCCAGCAGGAGTTGTCCGCGCAAGTCGCCGAGCTTAAGGAGTCCGAATTGCGGCTGCGCGCACAGGTCACCGAACTGCGTGACCAGTTGGCCACGCGCGAAACGCAGGTCACGGAGCAAATCCAACATAACGAATCACTGCTCAGTCAAATTTCGGCACAAGAGCGCGCCGGTCACGATACGCTTGCGCAACTGGCAACTCTGCGCGGCGAGTTGATGCTTCGCGACATCGAGATCAATCGCCTGAAGAACAGCGGTCGAAATATCGAGGAGCAACGCAGCCAGCTTCACCAGGCGCTTCGGTCGCTGGAAATGCGCCTCAAGCGCGTCAAGCGGATCGAGACGCCGAGCGTCGAGCAAACGGCCACAGCCGCTGACCCGGCCAGCTCGTCGCCAGTCGCTCCGCCCGAATCGACCGTGCTGGCCGCTATGGCCGGCGGCGCGGACGGGGCATCCGTCGATGCCGCGCCCGAACCGCTCCCCGTACCTTCGTTGCCCGCCGAGGGCCAGCAGGTGCGCCTGCAACTGGCCACCGAACAGGCCTTGCGCGAAGAACTGAGCAGCATGCATCAACGCGAACAGACGTTGAACCGGCAGATCGCAGAACTTGACCGGCAGGTTCGCATGTTGGAGTGGCAGCGCGACGACCAGGCGCGGCTGCGCCCGACAGCGATGGCGGCCGCGCCCGCAGCGGACGCGTCGCGCCCGGACACGCGCGATCTGACGGCGGACTACGCGTGCCTGGCGCTCGAACTGGCCAACGACGCGGGGCTGCTCAAGGCCATGGTTGTTCGCATCAACGAGCAGGTGGGCGCAGCTGGCGCATGCCTGCTGCTGTGGGATCAGGAGCACCAGTCGCTGCTGCCGCGTGAAGTTTGCGGCCTGTATGAGCAGTCCGGCATGGCGCTTCCTTTCGACCCGATGAGCAGTCCGGCTGATCGTTCATCCCTGATGCCTGAACACGCATTGAATGGGGCGGACGGCGTGTTTGC from Chloroflexota bacterium includes the following:
- a CDS encoding PAS domain S-box protein translates to MTDTPTITGVILKCDRAGTLTDILQDTLELDAARALGRPFVELALGDGLKKALAFIEHILSDDAAYNYGFYVQRAGQKLFLHVTGYALNGHLVIIGCDSRIGLGELYHRTLRMHHDQLIALRRELTDLQSAQADREHEYLSYVEKLTAQINRLQDSLTAKDDALQAAQAAAPPAEVIEAARQAEAARQAGALAELNAELARLRDATQTLAQSEAAMTAIFRASPAATCIMSQLSGRIVNVSDSFEATTGYTADELLQHGSELFLTHASHDAVARAICTLGESVRVLAVNVGFRRKDGEQRDGILWLRLAPLPGDTPAAEPPGRQAVLGALADITEHVRATQSLGSDLMAAREQNVLLAEELRQREYQFKNRLGSWSDPVDVSQIELGLYQQRESELRLEMETLRRAEQELTAQVTTLQSQLERLSGEAQRHQQALADYAPGLRAQAESLELTLAEVQAAEQARTDELAESHRREADLDRQAGLLRLRIAELELASDKYRSLLASQTPLLREHADLMEQIARQFRFQTVPPAGTSAVGDAKLDDGATAVPGVELKHQRDANRSLAVELAAAHQHAHAQARTLAEQLKAAREQAGLLDVELGRRVQRQQELSAQVAELKESELRLRAQVTELRDQLATRETQVTEQIQHNESLLSQISAQERAGHDTLAQLATLRGELMLRDIEINRLKNSGRNIEEQRSQLHQALRSLEMRLKRVKRIETPSVEQTATAADPASSSPVAPPESTVLAAMAGGADGASVDAAPEPLPVPSLPAEGQQVRLQLATEQALREELSSMHQREQTLNRQIAELDRQVRMLEWQRDDQARLRPTAMAAAPAADASRPDTRDLTADYACLALELANDAGLLKAMVVRINEQVGAAGACLLLWDQEHQSLLPREVCGLYEQSGMALPFDPMSSPADRSSLMPEHALNGADGVFATLGVPVADPNTAHGMLVLSFDAADTPGADDVQRAESLARSLALALTQAHRREQEQRSLAWMRRDVDQMRQVNQRLAAGADPAHQRLAEMLQAGVRDNLTMLSANIMGLADELPTESAALVRPRADAIATLVDEVTRGILDVVYELHPPLLDSHGLSFALRWYAMRFAERTGVPTTVRCDDPAPALSPHVAQALFRITQEALTNIDQPNPAFPVRITLSGDDAKTRLTITGSQSGVPTSAWDRFRLSDRVASIGGQYKFEATEGQMTRVVVEVNRA